In a genomic window of Oceaniferula flava:
- a CDS encoding 2-dehydropantoate 2-reductase has translation MNKHSENSPVKSIAIVGAGAVGSYYGARLAQVGMDVRFLLRADYEHVSRHGMTITSVAGDFQLPEVHCARRSEEIGPVDLVVIAWKTTANDYFAEVISPLLHEDTKILTLQNGLGSAERLAELFGSRRVYAGLCFVCINRLGPGVIRHSASGLIRVGKYLPEERPLSAEESAELDQLCNQLRDGGIDCEAVASLERAQWMKLVWNIPFNGLAIAEGGVDTKVLLQTPGMEQRVRKIMHEVQAVAAALGHEITDAFIDHQIAITRPMDAYRPSSMIDYVEGRSVEWKTIWREPLRRAESLGVPVPEIKNLLGEIEARLAE, from the coding sequence ATGAACAAACATTCTGAAAATAGCCCGGTAAAAAGCATCGCCATTGTAGGTGCCGGAGCGGTGGGGAGTTACTATGGAGCCAGACTGGCGCAGGTCGGGATGGACGTGCGTTTTCTGCTGCGCGCTGATTACGAACATGTCTCTCGGCACGGCATGACGATTACCAGCGTGGCAGGGGACTTTCAGCTGCCCGAGGTCCATTGCGCACGCCGCAGTGAGGAGATTGGGCCGGTGGATCTGGTCGTCATTGCCTGGAAAACGACCGCCAACGATTACTTCGCCGAGGTCATCTCGCCCTTGCTTCACGAGGACACCAAGATCCTCACCCTGCAGAATGGTCTCGGTAGCGCCGAGCGGCTGGCCGAGCTCTTTGGCTCCCGGCGTGTCTATGCGGGGCTCTGTTTTGTTTGTATCAATCGGCTCGGTCCCGGTGTGATCCGCCACAGCGCGTCGGGATTGATCCGAGTGGGGAAATACCTGCCGGAAGAGCGACCTCTGAGTGCCGAGGAATCGGCCGAGCTGGATCAGCTATGCAACCAACTGCGTGACGGAGGGATCGACTGCGAAGCGGTGGCCAGCCTCGAGCGGGCGCAGTGGATGAAGCTGGTGTGGAACATCCCCTTCAATGGTCTGGCGATCGCTGAAGGTGGTGTCGACACCAAGGTCCTGCTGCAAACCCCCGGAATGGAACAGCGGGTGCGCAAGATCATGCACGAGGTGCAGGCGGTGGCCGCGGCACTTGGTCATGAGATCACCGATGCGTTCATCGATCACCAGATTGCGATCACCCGACCGATGGATGCCTACCGGCCGTCGAGTATGATCGATTACGTCGAAGGCAGGTCGGTGGAATGGAAGACGATCTGGCGTGAGCCGCTGCGTCGTGCCGAGAGTCTGGGTGTGCCGGTGCCGGAAATAAAAAACCTGCTTGGCGAAATTGAAGCGCGCTTGGCGGAGTAG
- the bioA gene encoding adenosylmethionine--8-amino-7-oxononanoate transaminase — protein MDTWITADRDHCWHPFTRQGEWEKTDPLVLVGGSGVWLTDSKGRKYIDGNASIWTNIHGHGHPVISQAIKDQLDQVAHTSYLGFANPRASELAERLCGFFPDSGLERVFYSDDGSTAVECAVKMAIQYRLQTGEPDRTEFIAFDQCYHGDTMGAASLGGVGAFFERFRKFGFPVQHVRDLDELLAVSPEQIGRTAAVVIEPLVQGVNQIRPWPEGMLRAIRHWCDQHGVHLILDEVMTGFGRTGSMFACQREEVVPDFLCLAKGLTGGYLPLAATLVQAEIYQGFLGGAEKAFYYGHSYTANQLGCAAALANLDLFEQEQTLELLPEKVDLLGRLLNELAERSDLVIEIRQCGLVAGGELRAPDGSAFPVTDRVGETVCLLARDHGLLTRAILDTVVVLPPLSITADEIRHLCAALEAAINDWSHEQTF, from the coding sequence GTGGACACTTGGATTACCGCCGATCGCGATCATTGCTGGCATCCGTTTACCCGACAGGGGGAATGGGAGAAAACCGACCCGCTGGTATTGGTCGGTGGTTCGGGAGTCTGGCTGACCGATTCCAAAGGTCGGAAATACATCGATGGCAATGCCTCCATCTGGACAAATATCCACGGCCACGGTCACCCGGTGATCAGCCAAGCGATCAAGGATCAGTTGGATCAGGTGGCGCACACCAGTTACCTCGGGTTTGCCAATCCGCGTGCCAGCGAGCTGGCCGAACGGCTCTGTGGCTTTTTCCCCGACTCTGGACTTGAGCGGGTTTTTTATTCGGACGATGGCTCCACTGCGGTCGAATGCGCGGTGAAGATGGCGATCCAATACCGCCTTCAAACGGGCGAGCCAGACCGCACCGAGTTCATCGCCTTTGATCAATGTTACCACGGCGATACCATGGGGGCGGCATCCTTGGGGGGCGTGGGAGCTTTTTTCGAGCGATTCCGCAAGTTTGGCTTCCCGGTGCAACATGTGCGCGATCTCGATGAACTGCTTGCTGTGTCACCAGAGCAAATTGGCAGAACGGCGGCCGTCGTGATCGAGCCGCTGGTGCAGGGAGTGAATCAAATCCGCCCGTGGCCGGAGGGCATGCTGCGCGCGATTCGGCACTGGTGCGATCAGCACGGTGTGCACCTGATCCTCGACGAGGTGATGACGGGTTTTGGTCGGACCGGCAGTATGTTTGCCTGCCAGCGGGAAGAGGTCGTGCCCGATTTTCTCTGCCTGGCAAAAGGTCTCACCGGCGGCTACCTGCCCTTGGCGGCCACCCTGGTGCAGGCTGAAATTTACCAAGGTTTTCTCGGTGGGGCGGAGAAGGCGTTTTATTACGGTCACAGCTACACCGCCAACCAGCTGGGCTGCGCGGCGGCGCTGGCGAACCTGGATCTTTTCGAGCAGGAACAGACGCTCGAGCTGCTGCCGGAGAAGGTGGATTTGTTGGGTCGACTGCTCAATGAGCTCGCCGAGCGCTCCGACTTGGTCATCGAGATCAGGCAGTGCGGCCTGGTGGCTGGGGGCGAGCTGCGTGCGCCTGATGGTTCCGCTTTTCCCGTCACCGATCGCGTCGGGGAGACCGTTTGTCTCTTGGCGCGCGATCACGGACTGTTGACCCGTGCGATTTTGGACACAGTGGTGGTGCTGCCGCCACTGAGCATCACGGCCGATGAAATCCGCCACCTTTGTGCTGCCTTGGAGGCGGCCATCAACGATTGGAGTCATGAACAAACATTCTGA
- the argS gene encoding arginine--tRNA ligase: MIEKLETSLLSALTAVGVDLPENFQAQVAASADLRFGDYQSNVAMVLAKQIKTNPRALATQLVDALDLGDLAEADIAGPGFINFRIKKEAWSERVGQLLGDDRLGVPLASPARTIVVDFSAPNVAKPMHVGHIRSTIIGDSLARIARFLGHKVITDNHIGDWGTQFGMIIHGWKTVLDQDALECDPVAELLRVYRSVNALCGDDESVRETCKQELVKLQAGDQENLEIWDKCVELSKDGLQGIYDRLDVSFDYWYGESFYNDRLAPLVDEMIEKGVARESEGAICVFFDGDPKLEDKPTVVRKADGGFLYATTDLATIDFRVEEWNADDIWYVVGAPQQLHFQQIFEATRRRGMTPSMQHVSFGSILGEDRKLMKTRSGDNVQLVDVLDEAVERASQAIEEKNPDLAADEKQKVAEIVGIGAVKFAELSQHRMTDYVFSWDRMLALQGDTAPYLQYSCVRVRSIFRKLDEGVSLDLENLTITEDAEVHLARMIVRFGEVVPSLLDDFRPNLLANYLLELAKAFHSFFEACPVLKSEGATQNTRLVLCELTSRVLMKGLGLLGIETPERM; encoded by the coding sequence ATGATCGAGAAATTAGAAACATCCTTGCTCTCCGCGTTGACTGCGGTGGGTGTCGATTTGCCCGAGAACTTCCAAGCCCAGGTCGCTGCTTCAGCCGATCTGCGCTTTGGCGATTACCAGTCGAACGTCGCCATGGTATTGGCGAAGCAAATTAAAACCAATCCACGCGCGCTAGCCACCCAGTTGGTTGACGCACTCGATCTTGGTGACCTCGCCGAAGCCGATATCGCAGGTCCTGGATTCATCAATTTCCGCATTAAGAAAGAAGCGTGGAGCGAGCGTGTTGGTCAGCTGTTAGGCGATGACCGCCTCGGCGTCCCTCTCGCCAGCCCCGCCCGCACCATTGTGGTGGATTTCTCCGCTCCTAACGTGGCGAAGCCCATGCACGTCGGTCATATTCGCTCGACCATTATTGGTGACAGCCTCGCACGGATCGCCCGATTCCTCGGTCACAAGGTCATCACAGATAACCACATTGGCGACTGGGGCACCCAGTTTGGCATGATCATTCATGGCTGGAAAACGGTGCTCGATCAGGACGCGTTGGAGTGTGACCCCGTGGCGGAGCTCCTCCGCGTTTACCGCAGTGTCAATGCCCTCTGTGGCGATGACGAAAGCGTGCGCGAAACCTGCAAGCAGGAGCTGGTGAAACTCCAGGCCGGCGATCAGGAAAACCTGGAGATCTGGGATAAATGCGTCGAGCTTTCCAAGGATGGTCTGCAGGGAATCTACGACCGCCTCGATGTCAGTTTCGATTACTGGTATGGGGAAAGTTTCTACAACGATCGCCTCGCCCCCTTGGTGGACGAGATGATTGAAAAAGGAGTCGCCCGCGAAAGCGAAGGCGCGATCTGTGTGTTCTTTGACGGCGATCCGAAGCTCGAGGATAAACCGACTGTGGTTCGCAAAGCCGATGGTGGTTTCCTTTACGCCACCACGGATCTGGCAACTATCGACTTCCGCGTGGAAGAGTGGAATGCGGACGACATCTGGTACGTGGTCGGTGCTCCCCAGCAGCTGCATTTCCAACAAATTTTTGAAGCCACGCGTCGCCGTGGTATGACTCCATCGATGCAGCATGTTTCCTTTGGTTCCATCCTGGGCGAGGACCGCAAGCTGATGAAAACCCGCAGCGGCGACAACGTGCAGCTGGTGGACGTGTTAGACGAGGCAGTGGAACGCGCTAGCCAAGCGATCGAAGAAAAGAACCCGGACCTCGCTGCGGATGAGAAGCAGAAAGTGGCCGAGATCGTAGGCATCGGCGCGGTGAAATTTGCCGAGCTTTCCCAACACCGGATGACGGATTACGTCTTCAGCTGGGACCGGATGCTCGCGCTCCAGGGCGATACAGCACCTTACTTGCAATACAGCTGCGTCCGTGTGCGCTCGATTTTCCGCAAGCTGGACGAGGGCGTTAGCCTGGATCTGGAAAACCTGACCATCACCGAAGATGCCGAGGTTCACTTGGCGCGGATGATTGTCCGCTTCGGTGAGGTGGTTCCCTCGCTGCTCGATGATTTCCGTCCGAACCTGCTGGCGAACTATCTGCTGGAGCTGGCCAAGGCCTTCCACTCCTTCTTCGAAGCCTGTCCGGTGCTGAAGTCGGAGGGGGCAACGCAGAACACCCGCCTGGTGCTCTGTGAGCTGACCAGCCGGGTGTTGATGAAGGGACTCGGGTTGCTCGGGATTGAAACTCCCGAGCGGATGTAG
- a CDS encoding PTS sugar transporter subunit IIA, translating to MKLASLLTPEQVILDLKGDVCVEAISNIVDHLIDKKLLAADSREEIMEALEEREQQISTGIGSGVAIPHAFSDSVDQVVAAFARSKEGCDFESLDNAPVNFVILFVVPKKDYSLHLQTLAAIAKMFNNCAIRQQLSAAETVEDVLDIFASRPSRIHAEK from the coding sequence ATGAAATTAGCCAGTCTTTTAACCCCGGAGCAGGTCATTCTCGATCTTAAAGGGGATGTGTGTGTGGAGGCGATTTCTAATATCGTGGATCACCTGATTGATAAAAAGCTGCTGGCTGCGGATAGCCGTGAAGAGATTATGGAGGCGCTGGAAGAGCGCGAGCAGCAGATCAGCACCGGCATTGGCTCGGGCGTGGCGATTCCTCATGCGTTCTCCGATTCCGTGGACCAGGTGGTGGCGGCCTTTGCCCGATCCAAGGAAGGCTGCGACTTCGAATCCCTGGATAACGCGCCGGTGAATTTTGTCATTCTCTTTGTGGTTCCCAAAAAGGACTACAGCCTGCATTTGCAAACACTGGCGGCGATCGCAAAGATGTTTAACAATTGCGCCATCCGCCAGCAGCTCAGCGCGGCTGAGACCGTGGAGGATGTCTTGGATATTTTTGCCTCCCGGCCCTCTCGGATTCACGCCGAAAAGTGA
- a CDS encoding metal-dependent transcriptional regulator, with product MAISHRTSGSTARDDYLEQILHLIEEKGYARPIDISKKLGISQASVTNMLLKLDAEGLVKHEKYRGTTLTEEGLSIAKAIIDRHETLTRFLELFEIKEDTIYRDVEGMEHHVSRSTLEAIRAVANHLEQNPDTLAEIKAARDAI from the coding sequence ATGGCCATTTCTCACCGCACCAGCGGCTCCACAGCACGCGATGACTATCTCGAGCAGATCCTGCATCTGATTGAGGAAAAGGGATACGCCAGACCCATCGACATCTCCAAGAAACTGGGGATTTCCCAGGCGAGTGTCACCAACATGCTGCTCAAGCTCGATGCCGAAGGGCTGGTCAAGCATGAGAAATACCGCGGCACCACCTTGACCGAGGAAGGACTGAGCATCGCCAAGGCTATCATCGATCGCCACGAGACGCTGACACGCTTCCTCGAGCTCTTTGAAATCAAGGAGGACACCATCTACCGCGACGTCGAAGGCATGGAGCACCATGTTTCCCGCTCCACCCTCGAGGCGATCCGCGCAGTGGCGAACCACCTCGAACAAAACCCGGACACCTTGGCGGAAATCAAGGCGGCGCGAGACGCGATCTAG
- the secA gene encoding preprotein translocase subunit SecA translates to MLKWTLQKIVGSKNQREVKRLGPVVARINEIEEAYQRESEEQLRDRVDGWKKHLHRYLPLVAPTVRELNKMEPDELQAATDAVNDRLDALRSEFPSLPKASASAESIEEAKTAFREIEENHFRAARAKYLDQIMPEAFAAVKNAARRLCGQNIEVCDQTMKWEMVHFDVQLIGGIALHRGMIAEMQTGEGKTLVATLPVFLNALTGLGVHVVTVNDYLARRDSEWMGAVFKYLGLTVGCIQSQMPPHLRREKYECDITYGTNAEFGFDYLRDNGMSSSKEEQVQRGHYFSIIDEVDSILIDEARTPLIISGPSTVSNTEQYGRYKPLIEQLVKRQNTLCNELAEEAKKCLEAKDEIGAGRALFKIKLGNPRNRQLMRFMEDPETRRLIEKTELSMYQDSQKRDLFAIKEELYYTIDEKAHDADLMEMGREFLSPDDPDAFVLPDLGEAYGEIDADLEMSDEDRAQKKEELQRRLDTQGEKMHSISQLLKAYCLYEKDVEYVVSDNKVIIVDENTGREMPGRRWSDGLHQAVEAKEGAHVEEETQTYATITIQNYFRLYEKLAGMTGTAETEAAEFHDIYKLDVLPIPTNKPNIRIDHNDQVFKTRREKYNAVVAKIQEAHDRGQPVLVGTASVEASELLGKMLKRAKIPCNILNAKFHRQEAEIVANAGQKGAVTVSTNMAGRGTDIKLAPGVPEVGGLFVIATERYESRRVDRQLRGRCSRQGDPGMSQFFISFEDDLMRNFAAAERMTNMMERFGMEDGEALEHKWLNKSVETAQKRVEQRNYSWRKRVLDFDDVMNKQREVVYGYRNEVINSENPRELIDEVIERAIPEAVLGFLEDRDEGAPDYAELLNWVNTTFPLQLSLEESGFHDRDAQGNADFVVQKVKETYELKIKHEDPELLDMLERHIILTGIDKLWQEHLYNMDALREGVHLRAQGQKDPLVEYKNEAYALFETLMSSIESETLGNLFRSTTNLEQFENFMRGQQQLTSDANASEAPAITNDNIAQTGNSQDLQMTPVEDGQQIKINLPKRRPMAKINRNEDCPCGSGKKFKKCCGRES, encoded by the coding sequence ATGCTTAAGTGGACTCTTCAAAAAATCGTCGGCAGTAAAAACCAACGCGAGGTCAAACGCCTCGGCCCTGTCGTCGCCCGAATCAACGAAATCGAAGAAGCCTACCAGCGCGAGTCCGAGGAGCAGCTGCGCGACCGCGTGGATGGTTGGAAAAAGCACCTGCACCGCTACCTGCCATTGGTCGCCCCCACCGTCAGAGAGCTCAACAAAATGGAGCCAGACGAGCTGCAGGCCGCCACGGATGCGGTGAACGATCGCCTCGACGCCCTCCGCAGTGAATTCCCCAGCCTGCCGAAAGCCAGCGCCAGCGCCGAATCCATCGAGGAAGCCAAAACCGCCTTCCGCGAAATCGAGGAAAACCACTTCCGCGCCGCCCGCGCCAAGTATCTCGACCAGATCATGCCGGAAGCTTTCGCTGCGGTGAAGAATGCCGCTCGCCGCCTCTGCGGTCAGAACATCGAGGTCTGCGATCAAACGATGAAGTGGGAAATGGTGCACTTCGACGTCCAGCTCATCGGCGGCATCGCGCTGCACCGCGGCATGATCGCTGAGATGCAGACAGGGGAAGGTAAAACTCTCGTCGCCACCCTCCCCGTTTTCCTCAACGCCCTCACCGGCTTGGGCGTGCACGTGGTCACCGTGAACGACTACCTCGCACGTCGTGACTCCGAATGGATGGGCGCTGTCTTCAAATACCTCGGTCTCACCGTCGGCTGCATTCAAAGCCAGATGCCACCGCACCTGCGCCGCGAGAAATACGAGTGCGACATCACCTACGGAACCAACGCCGAGTTCGGTTTCGATTACCTGCGCGACAACGGCATGTCGTCCTCGAAAGAGGAGCAAGTCCAGCGCGGCCACTACTTTTCCATCATTGATGAGGTGGACTCCATCCTCATCGATGAAGCCCGGACCCCACTCATCATTTCCGGCCCATCCACCGTTTCGAACACGGAACAATACGGTCGCTACAAGCCGCTCATCGAACAGCTGGTGAAACGCCAGAACACGCTCTGTAACGAGCTCGCCGAGGAGGCGAAAAAGTGCCTCGAGGCCAAGGATGAGATCGGCGCAGGCCGCGCCCTGTTCAAAATCAAACTCGGCAACCCGCGCAACCGCCAGCTGATGCGCTTCATGGAGGACCCTGAGACCCGCCGCTTGATCGAGAAGACCGAGCTCTCGATGTATCAGGATTCTCAGAAACGCGACCTCTTCGCCATCAAGGAGGAGCTCTACTACACCATCGATGAGAAAGCCCACGACGCCGACCTCATGGAAATGGGCCGTGAATTCCTCTCCCCGGATGATCCGGACGCCTTCGTCCTCCCCGACCTCGGTGAGGCCTACGGCGAGATCGATGCCGACCTCGAAATGAGCGACGAAGATCGCGCTCAGAAGAAAGAAGAACTGCAGCGCCGCCTCGACACCCAAGGCGAGAAGATGCACTCGATTTCCCAACTTCTGAAAGCCTACTGTCTCTACGAGAAAGACGTCGAATACGTCGTCTCGGACAACAAGGTCATCATTGTGGATGAAAACACCGGCCGTGAGATGCCCGGTCGCCGTTGGTCCGATGGCCTGCACCAGGCGGTGGAAGCCAAGGAAGGCGCCCACGTCGAGGAGGAAACCCAGACCTACGCCACCATCACCATCCAGAACTACTTCCGTCTGTATGAAAAACTCGCAGGCATGACCGGCACCGCCGAAACCGAAGCCGCGGAATTCCACGACATTTACAAACTGGACGTTCTCCCGATCCCTACCAACAAGCCAAACATCCGCATCGATCACAACGATCAGGTGTTCAAAACTCGCCGCGAGAAATACAACGCGGTGGTGGCTAAAATCCAGGAAGCGCACGATCGCGGCCAGCCGGTCCTCGTGGGCACCGCATCCGTGGAAGCTTCCGAGCTGCTGGGCAAAATGCTCAAGCGCGCGAAGATCCCCTGCAACATCCTGAACGCCAAGTTCCACCGTCAGGAGGCCGAAATCGTCGCCAATGCCGGTCAAAAAGGAGCCGTTACCGTATCCACCAACATGGCCGGTCGAGGCACCGATATTAAACTCGCCCCCGGAGTGCCCGAAGTCGGCGGACTGTTTGTCATCGCCACCGAGCGTTACGAATCCCGCCGCGTCGACCGCCAGCTGCGTGGTCGTTGTTCCCGTCAGGGTGACCCCGGCATGAGCCAGTTCTTCATCTCTTTTGAGGATGATCTGATGCGTAACTTTGCCGCCGCCGAGCGCATGACCAACATGATGGAACGCTTCGGCATGGAAGACGGTGAAGCGCTCGAGCACAAGTGGCTCAACAAATCCGTGGAAACCGCGCAGAAACGTGTGGAGCAGCGGAACTACTCATGGCGTAAACGCGTGCTCGACTTCGATGACGTGATGAACAAGCAGCGCGAAGTCGTCTACGGCTACCGCAACGAGGTCATCAACTCGGAGAACCCACGCGAACTCATCGATGAAGTCATCGAGCGCGCCATCCCCGAGGCTGTCCTCGGCTTCCTCGAAGACCGCGATGAAGGAGCTCCCGACTACGCCGAGCTGCTGAACTGGGTGAACACCACCTTCCCTCTGCAACTCTCTCTCGAGGAAAGCGGCTTCCACGATCGTGACGCCCAAGGCAACGCCGACTTCGTGGTGCAGAAGGTTAAAGAAACCTACGAGCTCAAGATCAAACACGAAGACCCTGAGCTGCTCGACATGCTGGAACGCCACATCATCCTCACCGGCATCGATAAACTTTGGCAGGAGCACCTCTACAACATGGATGCCCTGCGCGAAGGTGTGCACCTGCGCGCCCAAGGCCAGAAGGACCCCCTGGTGGAATACAAAAACGAAGCTTACGCTCTGTTTGAAACCCTGATGAGCAGCATCGAGAGCGAAACCCTCGGCAACCTGTTCCGCTCCACCACCAACCTCGAACAGTTCGAGAACTTCATGCGCGGCCAGCAGCAGCTCACCAGCGATGCCAACGCCTCCGAAGCTCCAGCCATCACCAACGACAACATCGCCCAAACCGGCAACTCCCAGGACCTGCAAATGACTCCTGTGGAAGACGGTCAGCAAATCAAGATCAACCTACCCAAGCGCCGCCCAATGGCCAAGATCAACCGCAACGAAGACTGCCCATGCGGATCAGGCAAGAAGTTCAAAAAATGCTGCGGCCGCGAGTCATAG
- the serS gene encoding serine--tRNA ligase: protein MLDIKAIREDAAAIKERLATRGGDAHLLIDEVLACDESRRSAETDKQQLQSQRKQLSKQIGALMGQGKADEAEAIKEEVREIGEKIAALDEAGETAGSRQTELLMSIPNLPHADCPVGDNEDANPEIRVWGEKPEIAEPLDHVALAEQHGLISFDDGTRLTGSGYVVYRGKGARLERALIQFLLNTQSDEHGYEEVNVPHIIKRECMEGTGQLPKFEDDMYGIEDNSLFLAPTAEVPVTNLYRDTLLKDDELPIKLTAYTPCFRREAGSAGRDNRGIIRMHQFDKVELVQIVQPEKSFELLEELTGHAEAILQKLGLHYRVIELCTGDIGFSSTKTYDIEVWSPGQNKFLEVSSCSNFGDYQARRMKLRYKDADGKNQICHTLNGSGTALPRLYVALIEQYQQPDGSILIPEALAPYFGADQIG from the coding sequence ATGCTTGATATCAAAGCCATCCGCGAAGACGCCGCAGCCATCAAAGAACGCCTTGCTACCCGAGGCGGTGATGCGCATTTGCTCATCGATGAAGTGCTCGCCTGCGATGAATCCCGTCGCAGTGCCGAGACCGATAAGCAGCAGCTCCAGTCCCAGCGCAAGCAGCTGTCCAAGCAAATCGGAGCCCTCATGGGCCAAGGCAAAGCCGACGAGGCCGAAGCCATCAAGGAAGAGGTCCGCGAGATCGGCGAAAAGATCGCCGCGCTCGATGAAGCCGGTGAAACCGCCGGCAGCCGCCAGACCGAGCTGCTGATGAGCATCCCCAACCTCCCCCACGCCGATTGCCCGGTAGGCGACAACGAAGACGCCAACCCTGAAATCCGCGTCTGGGGTGAGAAACCTGAAATAGCCGAACCACTCGACCACGTTGCCCTCGCCGAACAACACGGCCTGATCAGCTTCGACGATGGCACCCGCCTGACCGGATCCGGCTACGTCGTTTACCGGGGAAAAGGAGCCCGCCTCGAGCGCGCACTCATCCAATTTCTACTCAACACCCAGAGTGATGAACACGGCTACGAGGAAGTCAACGTGCCACACATCATCAAACGTGAGTGCATGGAAGGAACCGGCCAGCTGCCGAAGTTCGAGGACGACATGTATGGCATCGAGGACAACTCCCTTTTCCTCGCCCCCACCGCCGAAGTCCCGGTGACCAACCTTTACCGCGACACCCTACTCAAGGACGACGAACTCCCGATCAAGCTCACCGCCTACACCCCCTGCTTCCGCCGTGAAGCCGGTAGTGCGGGTCGTGACAACCGCGGCATCATCCGCATGCACCAGTTCGATAAAGTCGAGCTGGTTCAAATCGTCCAGCCGGAGAAATCCTTCGAGCTGCTCGAGGAACTCACCGGTCACGCCGAGGCGATTCTCCAGAAGCTCGGCCTGCATTACCGCGTGATTGAACTCTGCACCGGCGACATCGGGTTCTCGTCCACCAAGACCTACGACATCGAAGTTTGGTCGCCCGGACAAAACAAATTCCTCGAGGTCTCATCCTGCTCGAACTTTGGCGACTACCAAGCGCGCCGGATGAAGCTGCGTTATAAAGACGCCGACGGCAAAAACCAGATCTGCCACACCCTGAACGGATCCGGCACCGCGCTGCCTCGTCTTTACGTCGCCCTCATCGAGCAATACCAGCAGCCCGACGGCTCCATCCTCATCCCCGAGGCTCTGGCCCCCTACTTCGGCGCTGATCAGATCGGCTAA
- a CDS encoding choice-of-anchor A family protein, producing MNLIQKINLRGAALGLSSLSLAAALPLSITDANAQSLSPLSDYSVIVSGDFSTTSDVEGRTLVGGDLTGSNSMNLAIKLQNTVDSSTFTLQVAGDIVSGNSINLNAGSIELGGSISRNVNYNGGGSLVSNPGVSYDAIFAQLDAASSQLSGLASNSVASFPSSQPGPLVFSATPDDDGTAIFSYSGNDIFSNNYVQQIELDLNSASTVVINVSGTDIDWTSGNMVGSFTDLAVRESVIWNFYEAESIDFGSYNMMGQVLAPNATVTTSANIDGSIYAQNLTTTSEVHLPTYNGELVPEPSSLAMLGLSAFAFLMRRKRG from the coding sequence ATGAATCTCATCCAAAAAATCAATCTTCGTGGTGCTGCCCTTGGCCTCTCCAGCTTGTCACTGGCAGCAGCTCTCCCATTGAGCATCACTGACGCCAATGCCCAGAGTCTGTCACCACTATCGGACTACTCCGTAATCGTCTCCGGCGATTTCAGCACCACGTCCGACGTCGAAGGCCGCACCTTGGTCGGCGGCGACCTCACAGGCAGCAACAGCATGAACCTCGCCATCAAGCTGCAGAACACAGTGGACTCATCCACCTTCACTCTCCAAGTGGCGGGTGACATTGTTTCCGGAAACTCGATCAATCTGAACGCCGGTAGCATTGAGCTCGGGGGATCAATTTCACGCAACGTCAACTACAACGGTGGCGGTTCACTGGTATCGAACCCAGGTGTTTCCTACGATGCGATCTTCGCTCAACTCGATGCCGCCAGCTCCCAGCTTTCTGGTCTCGCCTCCAACAGCGTAGCCAGCTTCCCAAGCAGCCAGCCAGGACCACTGGTCTTCAGCGCCACACCGGACGACGATGGCACTGCTATTTTTTCCTACAGCGGCAACGACATCTTCAGCAATAATTACGTGCAACAGATTGAGCTGGACCTGAACTCTGCCAGCACCGTGGTGATCAACGTTTCAGGAACGGATATCGACTGGACAAGTGGTAACATGGTCGGCTCGTTCACAGACCTCGCGGTGCGTGAGAGCGTGATCTGGAACTTCTACGAAGCTGAAAGCATCGACTTCGGCAGCTACAACATGATGGGGCAGGTCCTCGCCCCAAATGCCACGGTGACCACCTCCGCTAACATCGACGGTTCTATCTACGCCCAGAACCTCACCACCACTTCGGAAGTGCACCTGCCAACTTACAATGGCGAACTGGTTCCGGAACCATCCAGCCTCGCCATGCTCGGCCTCTCTGCTTTTGCCTTCCTGATGCGCCGCAAACGTGGCTAA